A window of the Candidatus Latescibacterota bacterium genome harbors these coding sequences:
- a CDS encoding HDOD domain-containing protein — MTTSVKNGITTEEVSDLQASEDEDLRFEEMITRISDLPTLPSTMMKIWTILESPDSSSSDIEKVIALDQTLAAKVIRLANSPFYHTPSEIGSVKSAIVNVGFDAVRNLVIAVSVTSMLKKLDSTNKYFPLKEFWRHSVGTGVAAREFAGKVQGVDRELCFCAGILHDIGKFAMNLLLPEKYAEVLSLAARADLFIREAEERVTGTDHTMVGELFARHWSFSRPLTRIIGDHHKTPDDIDDAFLLEVAVIQLADGVVRDIEYGFPGDFKKGDASKRLFDLFDIDDQFIEQFQNSIFEKIEMAGEILNLV, encoded by the coding sequence TTGACAACCAGTGTAAAAAACGGGATCACTACTGAAGAAGTAAGTGATTTACAAGCAAGCGAGGATGAGGATCTTCGCTTCGAAGAGATGATAACCAGGATTTCCGATCTGCCCACTCTTCCGAGTACTATGATGAAGATATGGACGATCCTGGAATCGCCGGATAGTTCATCCTCTGATATCGAAAAAGTGATAGCCCTGGATCAAACGCTTGCTGCCAAGGTCATCAGGCTCGCAAATTCTCCTTTTTATCACACTCCTTCAGAAATCGGGAGTGTCAAGAGCGCTATTGTGAACGTCGGATTCGATGCGGTCAGAAATCTTGTGATCGCTGTATCGGTCACGTCGATGCTTAAAAAACTCGATAGCACGAATAAATATTTCCCCCTCAAGGAGTTCTGGAGACATAGTGTGGGGACGGGAGTGGCCGCAAGGGAGTTCGCTGGAAAAGTGCAGGGCGTCGACAGGGAGCTGTGTTTCTGTGCAGGCATTCTCCACGATATCGGGAAATTTGCGATGAATCTCCTGTTGCCCGAGAAATACGCTGAAGTACTTTCGTTGGCTGCCAGGGCTGACCTGTTCATCAGAGAGGCGGAAGAACGTGTGACCGGCACCGATCACACGATGGTCGGGGAATTGTTTGCCAGGCACTGGTCATTTTCGAGACCCCTGACAAGGATAATAGGGGATCACCACAAGACGCCGGATGACATCGATGATGCGTTCCTTCTTGAAGTCGCTGTCATTCAACTCGCCGATGGAGTAGTGCGGGATATCGAATACGGTTTCCCCGGAGATTTTAAAAAGGGCGACGCTTCGAAGCGTCTCTTTGACCTGTTCGATATCGACGATCAATTTATCGAACAATTTCAGAATTCCATTTTTGAAAAAATAGAGATGGCGGGAGAGATCCTGAATCTGGTCTGA
- a CDS encoding SAM-dependent chlorinase/fluorinase has product MNPSSIIVLLTDFGSSSWYIGVMKGVILSIAPQARIVDLCHNVSSQDVREGSFILGNSYRYFPVGSVFVCVIDPGVGGERKNLIIETDKHYFVGPDNGIFTPVFEDNRSLHVHQVTSDEYTLAGKGSTFLGRDLFAPVAAHISLGVDPSSIGPGLSTITTMPRSEPVIKDGLEIRGRIAYIDSFGNIITDISREALDSVFADSTGARLKVVIGGRTVEGIKEYYGQEVSGRLMAVINSWGYLELAVNMGSAWEYLGLREKRSVSIVVTRRGNGNP; this is encoded by the coding sequence ATGAATCCTTCTTCTATTATAGTCCTTCTTACGGATTTCGGCAGTTCGAGCTGGTATATCGGCGTGATGAAAGGCGTTATTCTGTCTATTGCGCCCCAGGCGAGGATCGTGGACCTCTGCCATAACGTCTCGTCCCAGGACGTGCGTGAAGGATCTTTCATTCTTGGAAACAGTTACAGATATTTCCCTGTGGGTTCTGTTTTCGTATGTGTCATCGATCCCGGGGTGGGAGGGGAGAGGAAGAATCTCATTATAGAGACGGATAAACATTATTTCGTCGGCCCCGATAATGGAATATTTACTCCGGTTTTCGAGGACAACAGATCACTCCATGTTCATCAGGTCACCTCGGATGAATATACGCTGGCCGGGAAAGGCAGCACATTTCTCGGCCGGGACCTGTTCGCGCCTGTAGCCGCCCACATCTCGCTTGGAGTGGATCCGTCATCCATAGGTCCCGGGCTTTCGACCATCACCACCATGCCTCGATCCGAACCTGTCATAAAGGATGGTTTAGAGATAAGAGGCAGGATAGCCTATATAGATTCGTTTGGAAATATCATCACCGATATCAGCAGGGAAGCCCTTGATTCGGTCTTTGCCGATTCCACTGGAGCCAGGTTGAAAGTAGTCATTGGCGGGAGGACCGTCGAAGGGATAAAGGAATATTACGGTCAGGAGGTTTCCGGAAGATTGATGGCGGTAATCAATAGTTGGGGTTATCTCGAACTTGCTGTCAATATGGGAAGCGCGTGGGAATATCTCGGATTGAGAGAAAAAAGATCCGTTTCGATAGTTGTGACTCGCCGTGGGAATGGAAATCCGTGA
- a CDS encoding HDOD domain-containing protein, translating into MVQKVSIDKLIMLTGDLPPMPYVARRVMDVVNDSSTDAHILQEIISKDQGLAGQIMKIANSALYACSRRIETLTDAIVMLGFNSIRSLSIMAATKNLYEFTRRGKILGLKDKLMWEHSVAAAMTARIVAQKVRPAMIEKAFMGGLLHDIGKLVILQKLPDVFDSIVEEVYNTGRHFAEVEMELLEFTHAEVGAMLMKKWKLPEEFENAVRYHHEVTAETNLDSQLIYFIDLANMICHKLGLGFIKEPGLELSSEISTMRLGVAEDDLEKMIEMTNSALDQELTTFM; encoded by the coding sequence ATGGTACAGAAAGTATCGATAGATAAACTGATAATGCTGACGGGAGATCTCCCGCCGATGCCATACGTGGCCAGACGGGTGATGGATGTAGTGAATGATTCATCCACCGACGCTCATATACTTCAGGAGATCATTTCCAAGGATCAGGGCCTTGCTGGCCAGATCATGAAAATTGCGAACTCTGCTCTCTACGCGTGCAGCCGAAGGATCGAGACCCTGACAGACGCGATCGTGATGCTCGGGTTCAACTCCATCAGGAGCCTTTCGATCATGGCCGCTACAAAGAATCTTTACGAATTCACAAGAAGAGGAAAGATCCTCGGGTTGAAGGACAAGTTGATGTGGGAGCATTCCGTCGCTGCGGCGATGACGGCGCGGATAGTCGCCCAGAAGGTACGGCCGGCTATGATCGAGAAGGCTTTTATGGGAGGGTTACTCCATGATATCGGCAAGCTCGTGATCCTTCAGAAGCTACCCGATGTCTTCGACAGTATAGTCGAGGAAGTATACAACACAGGCCGACATTTTGCCGAGGTAGAGATGGAATTACTCGAGTTCACCCATGCTGAGGTCGGAGCGATGTTGATGAAAAAGTGGAAACTGCCCGAGGAGTTCGAGAATGCTGTGCGTTATCATCATGAGGTGACGGCTGAGACGAATCTCGACAGCCAGCTGATATATTTCATCGATTTGGCCAACATGATATGCCATAAGCTGGGGCTTGGTTTTATCAAGGAACCCGGGCTGGAACTCTCATCCGAGATCTCGACCATGAGACTGGGTGTAGCGGAAGATGATCTGGAGAAGATGATCGAGATGACCAACAGTGCTCTGGATCAGGAATTGACCACCTTTATGTAG
- a CDS encoding flagellar biosynthesis protein FlhA, with the protein VISYLCNFVVQGNYVIGLVIFLIIIVIQFIVITKGAGRIAEVAARFTLDAMPGKQMSIDADLNSGLINEDEARDRRDKISREADFYGAMDGSSKFVRGDAIAGIIITLINIIGGLIIGIAQRKLSLGDAAMTYTMLTVGDGLVTQIPALIVSTGAGMIVTRAASKRDFGEDISNQVFSYPRVMMIVSITLLGMGMVPGLPKLPFLLLGSLFFVIFITMRRRAAAKAKEVVEEPVVEDDVDPVEQDNLYYVDRLEIEIGYGLIPLVNEDMGGDFLKRVTNIRKQAAVDLGLHVSPIRIRDNLQLKQNQYRIKLKGVDIADGIIQIERCLAIRSGPLDGSIEGIETREPAFNMPALWIRKEDVDKAEVNGYTVVEPSAVIATHLNEIIHKYADEIMTRQDVRDLVEKVRTYAPAVVEDLFPDQLTYAFLQQVLSNLLRERVSIKDMITILESIAYYLPQTRDIDYISERIREALGRSIISNYLDGEGALPVVVIHPEVEEIMGRAVEASSESRILSLDPGFTKSVLSSVREEVDRVSAMGLQPVILCSSMIRLAFHRFIEPTFPFLVTLSYAEISRDVNVRSVGMVKINETERMQGSGQVA; encoded by the coding sequence AAGTGATATCCTACTTATGCAACTTCGTTGTGCAGGGTAATTATGTGATCGGTCTGGTGATATTTCTGATCATCATCGTGATCCAGTTCATTGTGATCACCAAGGGCGCCGGCAGGATCGCTGAGGTGGCTGCGAGATTCACTCTTGACGCCATGCCGGGGAAGCAGATGAGCATCGACGCGGATCTCAATTCGGGGCTGATCAACGAAGACGAAGCCAGGGATCGAAGAGACAAGATCTCCAGGGAAGCAGATTTTTACGGCGCGATGGACGGTTCGAGCAAGTTTGTGCGGGGAGACGCTATCGCCGGTATCATCATCACCCTGATCAATATTATCGGTGGGTTGATCATAGGTATAGCTCAACGCAAGCTGAGCCTGGGAGATGCTGCGATGACATATACGATGTTGACGGTGGGAGATGGCCTCGTGACCCAGATTCCCGCGCTTATTGTTTCCACCGGAGCCGGCATGATCGTTACCAGGGCAGCCAGCAAGAGGGATTTCGGGGAGGATATCTCCAACCAGGTATTCAGTTATCCCAGGGTCATGATGATCGTATCGATAACGCTTCTTGGCATGGGAATGGTCCCGGGACTTCCCAAATTACCATTTCTTCTGCTTGGCAGCCTGTTTTTTGTGATCTTCATTACCATGCGTCGCCGCGCCGCCGCAAAGGCGAAAGAAGTGGTCGAGGAGCCTGTGGTCGAGGATGATGTGGATCCTGTCGAACAGGACAACCTCTACTATGTGGACAGGCTGGAGATCGAGATAGGATATGGTCTTATTCCCCTCGTAAACGAGGATATGGGCGGGGATTTCCTGAAGCGAGTCACGAATATCAGAAAACAGGCTGCGGTCGATCTTGGATTGCATGTCTCCCCGATAAGGATCAGGGACAATCTTCAGCTCAAGCAGAACCAGTACAGGATCAAACTGAAGGGCGTCGATATTGCCGATGGCATAATTCAGATTGAAAGGTGTCTCGCAATCCGGTCGGGTCCGCTCGATGGGAGTATCGAAGGTATAGAGACCAGGGAGCCTGCGTTCAATATGCCTGCTCTCTGGATAAGGAAAGAGGATGTCGACAAGGCGGAGGTCAACGGATATACCGTCGTAGAGCCCAGCGCTGTGATAGCGACACATCTGAACGAGATAATACACAAGTATGCTGATGAAATAATGACACGTCAGGATGTGAGGGACCTGGTCGAAAAGGTCAGGACCTATGCTCCGGCGGTCGTGGAAGACCTGTTCCCGGACCAGTTGACATACGCTTTTCTCCAGCAGGTCCTCTCCAACCTGCTGAGGGAAAGAGTCTCGATCAAGGATATGATCACCATACTGGAATCGATCGCCTACTACCTGCCGCAGACCAGGGATATCGATTATATATCGGAGCGGATAAGAGAAGCCCTGGGACGTTCGATCATCAGTAACTATCTGGACGGAGAGGGTGCTCTTCCAGTCGTAGTGATTCATCCGGAAGTAGAAGAAATCATGGGCAGGGCCGTCGAGGCCTCGTCCGAGTCAAGGATACTCAGTCTCGATCCCGGGTTTACAAAGAGCGTGCTCTCTTCAGTCCGTGAGGAAGTCGATCGTGTAAGCGCTATGGGACTCCAGCCGGTCATCCTCTGTTCGTCGATGATCCGGCTTGCTTTTCACAGGTTCATCGAACCGACGTTTCCCTTCCTCGTGACGCTGTCGTATGCGGAAATATCGAGGGATGTCAACGTAAGATCCGTAGGGATGGTGAAGATCAATGAAACAGAAAGAATGCAGGGTAGTGGACAGGTCGCCTGA